From Thermodesulfobacteriota bacterium, the proteins below share one genomic window:
- a CDS encoding N-acetylmuramoyl-L-alanine amidase-like domain-containing protein produces the protein MGSEPKNYREIIILGNWTENKLNQLLNQSSGITDTGERIDFLSKQFLGADYQESTLIGDAGTPEVFVVNLEGMDCFTYIDYVEAMRLSDSFTEFKENLKHVRYQSGKVAFQNRNHFFTDWPEFNGGNVTDVTEEVGREKVKTIVKVLNKKGDGTYFLPGIPVKQREIKYIPSPNIDDELLRRLKTGDYVGIYSDIQGLDVSHTGIIVKKGDKVYLRHASSREANRKVVDEDLITYMSNKPGLVVFRPK, from the coding sequence TTGGGAAGCGAGCCAAAAAATTACAGAGAAATCATTATTCTGGGTAACTGGACGGAAAATAAATTAAACCAACTCTTAAACCAATCATCAGGGATTACCGATACGGGGGAGCGGATAGACTTTCTTTCTAAACAGTTTTTAGGTGCCGATTATCAGGAATCGACGTTGATTGGAGATGCAGGCACCCCCGAGGTTTTCGTCGTAAATCTCGAGGGAATGGATTGCTTTACCTATATCGATTATGTCGAGGCGATGCGGCTTTCCGATTCATTTACTGAGTTCAAAGAAAATCTGAAGCACGTAAGATACCAATCCGGTAAGGTCGCCTTTCAAAACAGGAATCACTTTTTTACCGACTGGCCGGAATTTAATGGGGGCAATGTTACTGATGTTACGGAAGAGGTTGGTAGAGAGAAGGTGAAGACAATAGTAAAAGTCCTGAATAAGAAAGGAGACGGGACTTATTTTCTACCCGGGATCCCGGTAAAGCAAAGGGAAATCAAATATATCCCATCACCTAATATTGATGACGAACTATTAAGACGGCTGAAAACCGGTGACTATGTCGGAATATATTCCGATATCCAGGGCCTGGATGTTTCTCATACCGGGATTATCGTCAAGAAAGGGGATAAGGTGTATCTCCGGCACGCTTCATCAAGAGAGGCAAATAGAAAGGTGGTCGATGAGGACTTGATAACGTATATGTCAAATAAACCCGGTCTGGTAGTTTTTAGGCCCAAGTAA